In Saccharolobus solfataricus, a genomic segment contains:
- a CDS encoding carbohydrate kinase family protein has translation MIHLAVGRFNIDIIVKLDSIPPIDSSHMTDVLEIMPGGAATNYAVAVTKLGHSAKLLAKVGKSEVVRSLMEKVVELGVGLEYVEELNEKPSATLIFLRNDGTLSMVRRLGASILLTREDVKRRFGLFDVIHFASVSPNVVVRDPYAKLVSYDPGPQAKNIESVDVDILYVNEKEYEMIEDKNIRARFIVIKMGKKGAKIITETEECSVEPIQVEKIVDTTGAGDTFDAAFNVTYSEDKDIVKSLQVASVASGLKVSRIGGISSPTLEEVREYLRKKKPNVICK, from the coding sequence TTGATACATCTGGCAGTGGGAAGATTTAACATTGATATCATAGTAAAATTGGATTCTATTCCACCCATAGACTCTAGCCATATGACCGATGTTCTTGAAATCATGCCTGGAGGAGCTGCAACAAACTACGCAGTAGCAGTGACCAAATTAGGTCACTCGGCCAAACTATTAGCAAAGGTTGGGAAAAGTGAAGTAGTTAGAAGTTTAATGGAGAAGGTAGTAGAATTAGGAGTAGGATTAGAGTACGTAGAAGAACTAAATGAGAAACCTAGCGCCACATTAATCTTCTTAAGAAATGATGGAACGCTATCTATGGTAAGAAGACTTGGTGCATCAATATTACTAACAAGAGAGGATGTTAAAAGGCGTTTTGGACTGTTTGACGTTATTCACTTCGCCTCAGTATCGCCAAACGTCGTTGTGAGAGACCCTTATGCAAAACTAGTAAGTTACGATCCTGGTCCGCAGGCTAAAAATATAGAGTCAGTTGACGTAGATATCCTATATGTTAATGAAAAAGAATATGAAATGATCGAAGATAAGAACATAAGAGCCAGATTTATAGTGATTAAAATGGGCAAGAAAGGGGCAAAGATAATTACCGAGACTGAAGAATGTTCGGTTGAACCAATACAAGTAGAGAAGATAGTTGATACTACCGGAGCTGGAGATACCTTTGATGCTGCATTTAATGTGACATACTCTGAAGATAAGGATATTGTGAAAAGTCTACAAGTTGCTAGTGTTGCATCAGGTCTTAAGGTCTCAAGAATAGGAGGAATTTCTTCACCAAC